In Bactrocera dorsalis isolate Fly_Bdor unplaced genomic scaffold, ASM2337382v1 BdCtg207, whole genome shotgun sequence, one DNA window encodes the following:
- the LOC105223664 gene encoding uncharacterized protein LOC105223664, whose product MKSQRFLSNYKCECYGHTFCNCPDKTMQSSMFMENVYDVAETLAQIMVICGIHQAKAKAAIDVIIYSFIHYDEIRHRIDTVPRKRLCKEDLIHDLGRKCLMSRMEAQLTYSIIKRAFKAFYHGTSEGGIRNPMLEAQMVHSQECLWVHAAKRTAQIYASYEGMFFTAQKNYESLIKCVYKKLYDRMQSRSSPLVLSDCSCTGCVQRTVVELPKPSKSMYSIHGPINEEDSTNLRVLPVVSGSDLDQTCDVKGYVSTKGFRTDDGTVSSTSVNLPRCYKCNCPRLICDCDVELETGVVNVECGQGPYKCQWVRMDDNDEVLKKPCLELPEDHECPIDCDGESAICDPECECDCESCECQPEESSDYDEPETVDEKAEEEEQFSIEPTSSIQCNTSGHGLPGEYDDCRVPIAHVVEEEAEQPTTIATVVEHKNEGSLTSTEVAGDEENEVVEINKLLGTMI is encoded by the exons ATGAAGTCCCAAAGATTTCTGTCAAATTACAAGTGCGAATGTTATGGTCATACATTTTGCAATTGTCCCGACAAGACGATGCAGAGCTCCATGTTCATGGAGAATGTTTACGATGTCGCCGAGACCTTGGCACAGATAATGGTCATTTGTGGCATTCATCAAGCAAAGGCTAAAGCGGCCATTGATGTGATCATTTACTCTTTCATACATTACGACGAGATACGGCATCGCATCGATACAGTGCCACGTAAGCGGCTGTGTAAGGAGGATCTCATACATGATCTCGGACGCAAGTGCTTGATGAGTCGCATGGAGGCGCAGCTCACTTACTCTATCATCAAGCGTGCTTTCAAG GCTTTCTATCATGGCACCAGTGAGGGTGGCATACGCAATCCGATGTTGGAGGCGCAAATGGTGCACTCACAGGAGTGTTTATGGGTGCACGCTGCCAAGCGCACCGCCCAAATCTATGCCAGTTACGAAGGCATGTTCTTTACAGCACAAAAGAATTATGAATCTTTAATTAAATGCGTCTACAAGAAGCTCTACGATCGCATGCAAAGTCGCTCCAGCCCGCTTGTATTGAGCGATTGCTCGTGTACGGGCTGTGTACAGCGTACTGTAGTTGAATTACCGAAGCCATCGAAAAGTATGTATAGCATACATGGTCCCATCAATGAAGAAGACTCCACGAACTTGCGAGTTTTACCCGTTGTAAGCGGCAGTGACCTAGATCAGACTTGTGATGTGAAGGGGTATGTCTCTACTAAAGGCTTCCGAACGGATGATGGCACCGTTTCGAGTACGTCTGTAAATTTGCCACGTTGTTATAAATGCAATTGTCCACGTTTGATATGCGATTGTGATGTGGAGCTGGAGACCGGTGTTGTAAATGTTGAATGTGGCCAGGGACCGTACAAATGTCAGTGGGTACGCATGGATGATAATGATGAAGTACTAAAGAAGCCGTGCTTAGAATTGCCCGAAGACCATGAGTGTCCCATCGATTGTGATGGTGAGAGCGCTATATGCGATCCCGAATGTGAATGCGATTGTGAGAGTTGTGAATGTCAACCAGAGGAATCATCTGACTATGATGAACCGGAAACTGTCGACGAGAAGGCTGAGGAGGAGGAACAGTTTTCCATCGAACCGACATCTTCAATTCAATGCAACACATCAGGTCATGGTTTACCTGGAGAGTATGATGATTGCCGTGTACCCATAGCTCATGTGGTCGAAGAAGAGGCTGAACAGCCGACAACCATCGCAACGGTAGTGGAGCATAAAAATGAGGGAAGTCTTACCAGCACTGAAGTAGCTGGGGATGAGGAAAATGAAGTAGTGGAGATCAATAAGCTCTTGGGAACaatgatttaa